From the Lycorma delicatula isolate Av1 chromosome 4, ASM4794821v1, whole genome shotgun sequence genome, the window AGTCACTCGCCGAGTTAGGATCGAATCAGAGCGACGGGGTCAAGGAAGAACAGGACCTTCCAGGACCTTCGAGCGGTGAAGACCTATCGGCCGAGGGGGCCACTAGTCTCGCCAGCGATACGACCAAACAGGAAAGCCTTTCTGTTATCGTCCATCCTCATGACGATTCCCACGACTCAGAACTTTTAAGTCCGGGCAAGATATCGCCGACGTCCGGTATTTCAGTGAGTGTCGCCAGCATGATCGACGCGACGGACTTCAGGGCCCTACAACCGGAGCCCACTTACCAGACGTTGACGTCGGTCAACGGCAGGATGTCACCGCCGGGATTCAGTCCCAGTTCATCTTACGCTACCTTGACCCCGTTACAACCTTTACCCCCCATATCTACTATGTCAGATAAGTTCGCCTACGGACATGCGGGGAACGTTTCCGGGTCTTTCACTGTGATGCAAAATAACGGTTTGAACAATATCGGACTGGGTATGGGTGTGAATTCGCCTTATAGTTACGACAAACTTCCTTCTATGGGAATGTCACCTCCACACCATTACTCCCCGAACAACGGACTCGCAAGTATCGGAATGCCTCAACAACACTCGCCTCTATCTCCGCAGAGTACGTACAGTCAAAACGGCCTCAACTCACCGCAGAAAAGTATGTCGCCGAACAGTTACGACTCACCTTACAACCAACGCGACCTGGTAGGAAGGGCAACTACTCTCAGTCCTCCGTCGGCTTCGCTTCACTCTCCGCCCAACACGATCGTAACCGGTTTCGGAGGGACTACCACTTCGTTAGCCGCCAGTTTGCCTTCGATAAACGGGCTGACCACGATAACACCGCACACCGTGGTCGTATCACCGCATCATTCGCCTCCTTCTATGGTCGCTCCGCCGCAGCTGCAGAGAGAAGCCGTCGTAGTGACGACACCATCGCCTCCGAAACTCGTGCCGCAGCAAGCCCAGTCTTCAACCACCTTGTCGCTGAAAACGGTAACACAAAGCAATACGTGTAGCAGTGGAAGCGCCGGCATGGGAGTTGGGACGGCG encodes:
- the onecut gene encoding homeobox protein onecut, which encodes MENLGEMAEQRSMSETAADTVDSPAVSTHAGLNMSPSELSTTISRSVVPTCHDGEDLSAEGATSLASDTTKQESLSVIVHPHDDSHDSELLSPGKISPTSGISVSVASMIDATDFRALQPEPTYQTLTSVNGRMSPPGFSPSSSYATLTPLQPLPPISTMSDKFAYGHAGNVSGSFTVMQNNGLNNIGLGMGVNSPYSYDKLPSMGMSPPHHYSPNNGLASIGMPQQHSPLSPQSTYSQNGLNSPQKSMSPNSYDSPYNQRDLVGRATTLSPPSASLHSPPNTIVTGFGGTTTSLAASLPSINGLTTITPHTVVVSPHHSPPSMVAPPQLQREAVVVTTPSPPKLVPQQAQSSTTLSLKTVTQSNTCSSGSAGMGVGTAVAQTGELEEINTKELAQRISAELKRYSIPQAIFAQRVLCRSQGTLSDLLRNPKPWSKLKSGRETFRRMWKWLQEPEFQRMSALRLAGKWYGIGSSTRNWVCLSSPLNNTAQIPQRGTCKRKEEPQIHSDHTPAPKKPRLVFTDLQRRTLQAIFKETKRPSKEMQVTIARQLGLEPTTVGNFFMNARRRSMDKWKDEEPGKNLQNSPQHGQPAPASSQLQTTTDVL